A single Anopheles maculipalpis chromosome 3RL, idAnoMacuDA_375_x, whole genome shotgun sequence DNA region contains:
- the LOC126565830 gene encoding uncharacterized protein LOC126565830: MTAKKDKDYKNHKHGSELSATAISSKLDSHLASQTGTTAPGLITAQDPLKRTNKPLMEKRRRARINQSLAILKALILESTVKNKSGDGQTKHSKLEKADILELTVRHFQRHRNLDSPGIDKYRAGYTDCAREVARYLATPEPPPLPSVPTLTDAGSKARLLRHLDNCIAEIDTEICPKVTNANGIPLSSPGGGVVGAGGQDGKMLVDGTGAGGTPMYDGLKKTKDLLVDYGATAGISQDSNPLDFSKTNREIGRSPYSYRGSPTDLAILAPKSTSLLHQDENNNRGTSGGTVGVHSAKSTNLHHPQSAVTVTNLEDMIHGSEIATTSAASNHSVTLNKMMLGHHQHQPHPKLAIDMANLKNCRLDPGTIKHEPGSSAALLANGYSTTSSAVSSPTPSPAGGNLESDKDVSNHSEHGVVVPQATGYPPQSQVALLLPDHYIQLATALGLGSTPPMLDHPGAAAAAAAAAAAAASLSSTDFETLIEQNRRQAAVIAHEKMTAEMLGSLHALPENVDESYWELYKKSLGIPDSISKLSLTDVRALMAKGMPPKVECVGPTVSAVPPPVTKMEIDDPGHHPGHHHGGGSVKSEPPSTVSPGLIEPDVDGRTSANGSRSPHVKKELADGDIAMVAVRPEASHTPYLEERDRRSLSPRSVEDRRSPASSNASGSSERCSSNSGAVDSLHAPTWRPW; encoded by the exons ATGACTGCAAAGAAGGATAAGGACTACAAGAATCATAAACACGGCAGTG AGTTAAGCGCAACAGCAATATCGTCCAAGCTAGACAGTCACCTAGCCAGCCAAACCGGTACTACCGCACCAGGTCTGATAACGGCGCAGGATCCTTTGAAACGCACCAACAAACCCCTCATGGAGAAGCGACGCCGGGCACGCATCAACCAAAGCTTGGCCATCCTGAAGGCCCTCATCCTTGAATCGACCGTCAAAAACAAGTCCGGTGATGGTCAAACCAAACACTCGAAGCTGGAGAAAGCGGACATCTTGGAGCTGACTGTACGACACTTCCAGCGTCACCGAAACCTCGACAGTCCCGGTATCGATAAGTATCGGGCGGGCTATACGGATTGTGCACGGGAAGTTGCCCGATATCTAGCTACACCGGAGCCACCACCATTGCCAAGCGTACCGACGCTTACGGACGCTGGTTCCAAGGCGCGATTGTTGCGTCATCTGGATAATTGTATTGCGGAGATCGACACGGAGATCTGTCCGAAGGTGACCAATGCTAATGGGATACCACTGTCTTCGCCTGGCGGTGGGGTTGTTGGTGCCGGCGGACAGGATGGAAAGATGTTAGTAGATGGGACAGGTGCAGGAGGTACACCGATGTACGATGGGTTGAAGAAAACCAAAGACCTCCTGGTGGACTATGGAGCAACGGCCGGAATTTCGCAGGACTCCAATCCACTTGAtttcagcaaaacaaaccgagAAATTGGACGTTCACCATACTCTTACCGTGGATCTCCAACTGATCTAGCTATCTTGGCGCCGAAATCCACCTCATTG CTCCATCAAGATGAAAACAATAATCGTGGCACAAGCGGTGGTACCGTTGGCGTGCACAGCGCCAAGTCTACCAATCTCCATCACCCACAGTCTGCCGTCACGGTCACAAATCTTGAAGATATGATCCACGGCAGTGAAATTGCAACCACCTCAGCTGCCAGCAACCATTCGGTCACGCTCAATAAAATGATGCTTGGTCACCATCAGCACCAGCCACATCCGAAGCTCGCGATCGACATGGCTAACCTCAAAAACTGTCGACTGGATCCGGGCACTATCAAGCACGAGCCTGGTTCCTCTGCCGCACTGTTGGCAAACGGGTACTCCACCACATCGTCGGCCGTTTCTTCACCGACTCCTTCCCCGGCAGGTGGAAACCTCGAGTCGGATAAGGATGTTTctaat CACTCCGAGCACGGTGTCGTTGTGCCACAGGCGACAGGTTATCCTCCTCAAAGTCAGGTCGCTCTGCTCCTTCCCGACCATTACATCCAGCTAGCGACGGCACTCGGGCTTGGCAGCACACCCCCAATGTTGGATCACCCGggtgcagcagctgctgcagcagccgcCGCTGCCGCTGCCGCTTCCCTTTCCAGCACCGATTTCGAAACCCTCATCGAGCAGAACCGTCGACAGGCGGCAGTGATTGCGCACGAAAAGATGACAGCCGAAATGCTTGGCAGTTTGCACGCTCTGCCCGAAAATGTGGACGAAAGCTACTGGGAGCTGTACAAGAAATCGCTCGGCATACCGGACTCGATCAGCAAGCTAAGCCTTACCGATGTCCGCGCACTGATGGCGAAAGGAATGCCACCGAAGGTTGAATGTGTTGGTCCAACGGTTTCTGCCGTTCCACCACCCGTTACAAAAATGGAGATCGATGATCCAGGGCACCATCCCGGGCATCATCATGGCGGTGGGTCGGTAAAATCTGAACCACCGAGCACCGTTTCGCCGGGTTTGATAGAGCCCGACGTTGATGGACGTACCAGTGCCAACGGAAGTCGAAGTCCGCATGTAAAGAAAGAATTAGCAGACGGTGATATTGCTATGGTTGCTGTGCGACCGGAAGCATCACACACACCATATCTAGAGGAACGTGATCGTCGAAGTTTGAGTCCCCGATCGGTGGAAGACCGAAGATCACCGGCGAGCAGCAATGCAAGTGGTAGTAGCGAACGGTGCAGCAGTAACAGTGGCGCGGTCGATAGTTTGCACGCTCCAACATGGCGCCCGTGGTAA